The DNA window GGAGGCCGGCATGGACGACTATCTGCCCAAGCCGATCAGTCCCCGGGCCCTGCTCGAGAAGGTCGAGCGCTGGGTCGGCGCCAGCCGCCAGGCTCAGCGCAACGCCGGGTAAGGGATTCTCGTCGCACCCTGTTGGCAAGAAACCATGCGGAGATTCGTGACGCGTCCCGCGCGCAGCGCCATGGTGCGATCGCACCATATCAAACCTGTGCCTGATCGAGACAATGACCACATTCGAATTCCGCTCTTCCCAGTTACGGGCGGGAGCAGCGACCGCCGGCATGAGACAGCGTCAACCTACCCCAACGGACCTGTTTTCGGCGATGGCCCGGCCACGACACCGTCTGGCCGAGAGCAACGCGCTCCCGTCCGGATTTTCTTTATAGCGGCCGGCTGATCCCAAATCGCCGGCCAGCCTCGGCTCAAACGGAGCAAGTCTCTGATTCCGGGGACAAAGCCGGGCTCCATCGGGAGTGCCGGCCAGGCGGCATTTTGCTCGTCCCGACGACGCGTTACCGGGGTGACATCAAACTGTCATGCGACTGTAATAATCGAAGGCTATTGGCCTCAGCGGGCGCAGACAGACACTGGCGCCGAGAGACCATCTTCCGAACAGGAGCAGGCCACATGAAGAAATTCCTCTATACGGCGTCGGCCGCGGCGCTTGCGCTCGCCGCGTCGTCCGGCTTCGCCGCCGCGCGTGACCAGATTCAGGTCGCCGGATCATCGACGGTGCTACCCTATGCCAAGATCGTCGCCGAGCAGTTCGGCGAAACATTCACCAACTTCAAGACCCCGGTCGTCGAGTCTGGCGGCAGCGGCGCCGGCATCAAGGAATTCTGCAAGGGCGTCGGCGAAGACACCATCGACATCGCCAACTCCTCGCGTCCGATCAAGAAGGACGAACTCAAGTCCTGCGCCGACGCCGGCGTGAAGGAAGTCCAGGAAGTCCGTATCGGCTATGACGGCATCGTCTTCGCCACCGACATCAAGGGCCCGGACTGGTCGCTGGTTCCCGCCGACGTCTACAAGGCGCTCGCCGCCAAGCTCGTCGTCGACGGCAAGCTCGTCGACAATCCGAACACCAAGTGGAGCCAGGTCAATCCGAAGCTGCCCGACTGGGATATCGCCGCCTACATTCCGGGCGAAAAGCACGGCACCCGCGAAGTGTTCGAGACCAAGCTTCTCGATGCTGGCTGTGACAAGGCTGCTCTCAAGGCCGCCGGCATTGCCGACGACAAGGAAATCGGCAAGACCTGCATCGCCATTCGCAAGGACGGCAAGGCTGTCGACATCGACGGCGACTATACCGAGACGCTCGCCCGCATCGACTCCAACAAGACCGGCGTTGGCGTGTTCGGCCTCGCCTTCTACGAGAACAATGCCGACAAGCTGAAGGTCGCTACCGTGGAGGGCATCGTGCCTTCGACCGAGACCATCGCCACCGGCAAGTACCCCGTGTCGCGCCCGCTGTTCTTCTATGTCAAGAAGGCGCATCTCGGCGTCGTTCCCGGCCTCAAGGAATATGTCGAGTTCTTCCTTGACGACCAGATGGTCGGCCCGGAAAGCCCGCTCGCCGAATACGGCCTCGTTGCTGCTCCGGATGCCGAGCGTCAGGCCCAGCGCGACGCTTTCGCCGCCGGGAAGTCGATGTAGTCAAACTACCGGATCAGGGCGCGGGCCAAAACCCGCGCCCTGATTTCGCCGCACGCCGCAATGGCGGCTGCGACTAGAGTTTCCCTTGGGGTGGGTCCATGTCTTCCTTGCTCGTGCTCGCCATTGTCGTTGCCATCGGCCTGGTCGCATTCTTCATAGGCCGGCAGCGTGCCGCAGCGCAGGATGATGGCCGGGTCAAGCCGCATTCACGTGCCCACTATCACGGCTGGTGGGCCTTCCTGCTCGCCGTCCTGCCTGCCGTTCTGCTGCTGGCCGTCTGGGCCGTCGGCTCGTCCGTCTATCTCGACCGGCACATTCACTCTGCATTGCCCGAGCGCAGCGTCGACAGCAAGGTTGCCAGCGAGGCGCTGGACGTCAGCCTGGTAAAGAGCTTGGCCAAGGGCCTGCGCAAACTCGATGCCGGCACACAGGCCGCGCTGCCTGCCAGCTTCTCCGAGCTGCAGCCGTTGCTCGCCGCCAAGGGTGTGGCGCTGGCGACCGACACCCAGGACTACATGATCCCGATCGCCGTCGAGGCGAACAAGGTCCAGGACCGGCTCGGCCTGTTCGGTGCTGTCGTCATTCTCGCTTTGTCGATCGCCGGCGCCTTCCATGCGCTCAGGCAGATCGCGCCGCGCGCCAGGGCACGCAACAATGTCGAGAGGCTGATGCTGTGGGGGCTTCTTGCCGCCTCCACCATCGCCATCCTGACCACCGTCGGCATCGTGCTTTCGATGCTGTTCCAGACGATCACCTTCTTCGAGAGCGTCTCGCCGATGAGTTTCTTCTTCGGCACGGTCTGGGATCCGCGTTTTGCCGCTGCCGGTTCGGGCGGCAGCCAGGGTCAGTTCGGCCTGATCCCGCTTCTTGCCGGCACACTCTACATTGCCGCCGTCGCACTTCTGGTGGCGGTGCCGGTCGGGCTGATGTCGGCTGTCTACATGGCCGAATACGCAACACCCAGGGTGCGCTCGGTGGTCAAGCCGGCGCTTGAACTGCTGGCCGGCATACCGACCATCGTCTACGGCATCTTCGCCGTCGTCACCCTCGGACCGTTCCTGCGCGACCTGTCCGCGGCGCTGACCGGCGGTTCGCCCTTCATCCAGGGCCAGAGCATCTTCACCGCCGGCCTGGTCATGGGCGTCATGCTGATCCCGGTCGTGTCCTCTTTGTCCGACGACATCATCACCGCGGTGCCGCGCGCCATGCGCGACGGCTCGCTCGGCCTTGGCGCAACCCGCTCCGAGACGATCAAGCGGGTGATCCTGCCAGCCGCATTGCCCGGCATCGTCGGCGCGATCCTGCTGACCGCCTCGCGCGCCATCGGCGAAACGATGATCGTCGTGCTGGCAGCGGGCGTCGCCGCCAACCTCACCATCAACCCGTTCGAGGCGATGACGACCATCACCGTCAAGATCGTCAACCAGCTCACCGGTGACCTGGAGTTCAATTCGCCGCAGACGCTGGTCGCCTTCGCGCTCGGCCTGACGCTGTTCGCGCTGACGCTGGTGATGAACATCGTCGCCCTCTACATCGTGCGCAAATACCGGGAGCAGTACGAATGACCGACATCTCCATGGATACGATGGTCAGGGCCGCGGCCCATCCGCGCCGTGACATCGGCCTGAAGGGCCGCTATGCCGCCGAACGCCGTTTCCGCATCTACGGCGTTGTAGCGATTTCCGTCGGCCTGGCGTTCCTGGCCATCATGCTGATCACCATCGTCTCGAAAGGCTACACCGCCTTCTGGCAGACGACGGTATCGCTGCCGATTACTTTCGACGAGAAGGTGATCGATCCCGCCAACAAGCGCGCCACCGATCCGAACGTGTTGATCAAGGCAAACTATCCCAAACTTGCCGAGAACGCGTTGGTCGCCAAGCTCGGCATTTCTCCTGACGACAAGCCGATGATCCAGAAGCTCAAGGGCTTCCTGTCCGACGGCGCCCGCGTCCAGTTGCGCGACATCGTCGCAGCTGATCCGTCGGTCATCGGAACGACGCGCGATGTCAACATCCTGGCCGCTGCCAATCTCGACTCGGCCTTCAAGGGCCAGATCGACCTCAGCGTCGAGGAAGCGCGCCGCAAAGTCTCGGACCAGCAGATTACCTGGATGAACAAGCTCAAGGCCGAGGGTGCGATGGCCGAGCACTTCAACACCGGCCTGTTCACCTACGGCGCCTCCAGCCGCCCGGAAACCTCGGGCATGGGCGTGGCCATCATCGGCTCGTTTTATATGATGGTGATCGTGTTGCTCCTGGCGCTGCCGATCGGCGTCGCCGCCTCCATCTATCTGGAGGAGTTCGCCAAGAAGAACCGCTTCACCGACCTGATCGAAGTCAACATCAACAATCTGGCGGCCGTGCCGTCGATCGTCTTCGGCCTGCTCGGCCTTGCGGTGTTCATCAATTTCCTTGGCATGCCGCGCTCTGCCGCATTCGTCGGCGGCCTGGTGCTGACGCTGATGACGCTGCCGACAATCATCATCGCGACGCGCGCTGCACTTGCCGCCGTGCCGCCGTCGATCCGCTCGGCAGCGCTTGGTCTCGGCGCCTCCAAGATGCAGATGGTGTTCCATCACATTCTGCCGCTTGCCGCGCCCGGCATCCTCACCGGCACCATCATCGGCCTGGCGCGTGCGCTCGGCGAAACCGCACCGCTGCTCTTGATCGGCATGGTCGCCTTCGTCGCCGATTATCCGAAGACGCCTTTCGATCCGGCCACCGCGCTGCCGGTGCAGATCTATATGTGGGCGAACGAGGCCGAACGCGCTTTCGTCGAGCGCATGTCCGGCGCCATCATCATCCTGCTCGTCTTCCTCATGGCCATGAACATCACCGCGATCGTGCTTCGGCGTCGGTTCGAGCGGCGCTGGTAGAAAAAAGGCATTTTGGTATGAACATCATGACCGAACAGTCCCTTGAAAACGCAGTGGGCGACAAGATGAACGCCAAGTCGAACGAAGTGATCAAAATGCGCGGCGACAAGGTCGGCGTGTTCTACGGCGAGAAGCAGGCGCTGTTCGATGTCAATCTCGACGTCCGCCTCAATCAGGTGACGGCGCTGATCGGCCCCTCCGGCTGCGGCAAGTCCACCTTCCTGCGCTGCCTCAACCGCATGAACGACACCATCGATTCAGCGCGGGTAACCGGCAAGATAACGCTCGACCAGGAGGATATCTACGACAAGAACATCGACGTCGTCGAGCTCAGGGCGCGCGTCGGCATGGTGTTCCAGAAGCCCAATCCGTTCCCCAAGTCGATCTACGAGAACGTCGCCTATGGCCCGCGCATCCACGGACTGGCCAAGCGCAAGGCCGACATGGATCAGATCGTCGAGTCGAGCCTGAAGAAGGCGGCAATCTGGAACGAGGTCAAGGACCGCTTGCAGGAGCCAGGCACCGGCCTTTCCGGTGGCCAGCAGCAGCGTCTGTGCATTGCGCGCGCCATCGCCGTATCGCCCGAGGTGATCCTGATGGACGAACCGTGTTCGGCGCTCGACCCGATCGCCACCGCTCGCGTCGAGGAACTGATCGACGAGCTGCGTCAGAACTATACGATCGTCATCGTCACCCATTCGATGCAGCAGGCGGCGCGCGTGTCGCAGCGCACCGCGATGTTCCATCTCGGCTATCTGGTCGAGGAGGGCGCCACCGACAAGATGTTCACCACCCCCGACGACAAACGCACCCAAGACTACATCACCGGCCGGTTCGGCTGAGTTCAGGCATACAAGGGACGAAGATCATGGGTGAACATACCGTCGCATCTTTCGATGAGGAT is part of the Mesorhizobium loti genome and encodes:
- a CDS encoding phosphonate ABC transporter substrate-binding protein, with protein sequence MKKFLYTASAAALALAASSGFAAARDQIQVAGSSTVLPYAKIVAEQFGETFTNFKTPVVESGGSGAGIKEFCKGVGEDTIDIANSSRPIKKDELKSCADAGVKEVQEVRIGYDGIVFATDIKGPDWSLVPADVYKALAAKLVVDGKLVDNPNTKWSQVNPKLPDWDIAAYIPGEKHGTREVFETKLLDAGCDKAALKAAGIADDKEIGKTCIAIRKDGKAVDIDGDYTETLARIDSNKTGVGVFGLAFYENNADKLKVATVEGIVPSTETIATGKYPVSRPLFFYVKKAHLGVVPGLKEYVEFFLDDQMVGPESPLAEYGLVAAPDAERQAQRDAFAAGKSM
- the pstC gene encoding phosphate ABC transporter permease subunit PstC is translated as MSSLLVLAIVVAIGLVAFFIGRQRAAAQDDGRVKPHSRAHYHGWWAFLLAVLPAVLLLAVWAVGSSVYLDRHIHSALPERSVDSKVASEALDVSLVKSLAKGLRKLDAGTQAALPASFSELQPLLAAKGVALATDTQDYMIPIAVEANKVQDRLGLFGAVVILALSIAGAFHALRQIAPRARARNNVERLMLWGLLAASTIAILTTVGIVLSMLFQTITFFESVSPMSFFFGTVWDPRFAAAGSGGSQGQFGLIPLLAGTLYIAAVALLVAVPVGLMSAVYMAEYATPRVRSVVKPALELLAGIPTIVYGIFAVVTLGPFLRDLSAALTGGSPFIQGQSIFTAGLVMGVMLIPVVSSLSDDIITAVPRAMRDGSLGLGATRSETIKRVILPAALPGIVGAILLTASRAIGETMIVVLAAGVAANLTINPFEAMTTITVKIVNQLTGDLEFNSPQTLVAFALGLTLFALTLVMNIVALYIVRKYREQYE
- the pstA gene encoding phosphate ABC transporter permease PstA; translated protein: MTDISMDTMVRAAAHPRRDIGLKGRYAAERRFRIYGVVAISVGLAFLAIMLITIVSKGYTAFWQTTVSLPITFDEKVIDPANKRATDPNVLIKANYPKLAENALVAKLGISPDDKPMIQKLKGFLSDGARVQLRDIVAADPSVIGTTRDVNILAAANLDSAFKGQIDLSVEEARRKVSDQQITWMNKLKAEGAMAEHFNTGLFTYGASSRPETSGMGVAIIGSFYMMVIVLLLALPIGVAASIYLEEFAKKNRFTDLIEVNINNLAAVPSIVFGLLGLAVFINFLGMPRSAAFVGGLVLTLMTLPTIIIATRAALAAVPPSIRSAALGLGASKMQMVFHHILPLAAPGILTGTIIGLARALGETAPLLLIGMVAFVADYPKTPFDPATALPVQIYMWANEAERAFVERMSGAIIILLVFLMAMNITAIVLRRRFERRW
- a CDS encoding phosphate ABC transporter ATP-binding protein, which translates into the protein MNIMTEQSLENAVGDKMNAKSNEVIKMRGDKVGVFYGEKQALFDVNLDVRLNQVTALIGPSGCGKSTFLRCLNRMNDTIDSARVTGKITLDQEDIYDKNIDVVELRARVGMVFQKPNPFPKSIYENVAYGPRIHGLAKRKADMDQIVESSLKKAAIWNEVKDRLQEPGTGLSGGQQQRLCIARAIAVSPEVILMDEPCSALDPIATARVEELIDELRQNYTIVIVTHSMQQAARVSQRTAMFHLGYLVEEGATDKMFTTPDDKRTQDYITGRFG